One part of the Deltaproteobacteria bacterium genome encodes these proteins:
- a CDS encoding 4Fe-4S dicluster domain-containing protein produces the protein MDIHRKNYVLIIDALKCFDCRACMVACKVENNVPEGRWRNWVKPALGEKGRRVQFQPGQCMQCEEPACVAACPVRATYKRSDGMVVIDPTKCIGCGNCVTGCPYGARFWNPLTRRADKCDYCQHRLIRGEAPACVETCPTKARVFGDLNDPASQVSALMKKGRLVQVKNNLIDTKPRIYYTAGTTQLNWPKEPTLPGNVHLPASFWKKS, from the coding sequence ATGGACATCCACCGTAAGAATTATGTTTTGATCATTGATGCCTTGAAATGTTTTGACTGCAGGGCCTGCATGGTGGCCTGCAAGGTTGAAAACAATGTTCCCGAAGGCCGCTGGCGGAACTGGGTTAAACCCGCTCTTGGGGAAAAGGGACGAAGGGTCCAGTTTCAACCCGGTCAGTGTATGCAATGCGAGGAACCGGCCTGTGTGGCCGCTTGCCCGGTTCGGGCCACCTATAAACGATCCGATGGGATGGTGGTTATCGATCCAACTAAGTGCATCGGGTGCGGCAACTGCGTTACGGGCTGTCCCTACGGGGCCCGGTTTTGGAACCCGCTTACGCGCCGGGCTGACAAGTGCGATTATTGCCAGCACCGCTTAATACGAGGGGAAGCACCGGCCTGCGTAGAGACCTGTCCCACCAAGGCCCGGGTCTTCGGGGACCTGAATGATCCTGCCAGCCAAGTCAGCGCCCTGATGAAAAAGGGCCGTCTGGTCCAGGTGAAAAACAATCTGATCGACACCAAGCCCCGAATTTATTATACGGCCGGGACCACCCAATTGAATTGGCCGAAAGAACCGACGCTGCCGGGCAATGTTCACCTGCCGGCTTCGTTTTGGAAAAAGAGTTAA